One stretch of Candidatus Bathyarchaeia archaeon DNA includes these proteins:
- a CDS encoding RsmB/NOP family class I SAM-dependent RNA methyltransferase produces the protein MSGKEFFVNRYRQLGWQYKPTKARQAIRINQANAKTKNLPERLRSIGVELEKVPFLDSGYWVGKSRVSAGATAEYLLGLYSIQEAAAQIPVTLFRGLKNKTVLDACAAPGGKTTQLADQMDNKGAVVALDVNKTRLTALTNHLERCHVRCCVVYALDARKASTLDTKFDRILLDAPCSGNFASDPQWFSRRAHTDIKRNAQMQREILTQAAKCLAPNGELVYSTCSLEPEEDELNMDWAVQNLGVQIQAVDCAGEEGLTEVFGQTLDWSVAFCRRIWPESTQGFFVCKLKLKAEQP, from the coding sequence ATGTCTGGCAAAGAATTTTTCGTCAACCGCTACCGACAACTCGGCTGGCAATACAAACCAACAAAAGCCAGACAAGCCATCCGCATAAACCAAGCCAACGCCAAAACCAAAAACCTTCCCGAACGCCTCCGCAGCATAGGCGTAGAACTTGAGAAGGTACCCTTCCTTGACTCGGGTTACTGGGTCGGCAAATCCCGCGTCTCAGCAGGCGCCACAGCAGAATACCTCTTGGGGTTGTACTCTATTCAGGAAGCCGCCGCCCAAATTCCTGTCACCCTGTTTCGGGGCTTAAAAAACAAAACCGTGCTGGATGCGTGTGCGGCTCCGGGCGGAAAAACCACGCAGCTCGCCGACCAAATGGACAACAAAGGCGCCGTGGTGGCTCTGGACGTTAACAAAACGCGGTTAACCGCTTTGACTAATCATTTGGAGCGTTGTCATGTGCGTTGCTGTGTGGTTTACGCTTTGGACGCGCGGAAGGCTTCCACGTTGGACACAAAGTTTGACAGGATTCTTTTGGATGCTCCCTGCTCGGGCAACTTTGCCTCTGACCCCCAATGGTTTAGCCGTCGAGCCCACACCGACATCAAACGGAATGCTCAGATGCAGCGGGAAATCCTCACCCAAGCCGCCAAATGCTTAGCACCAAACGGCGAGCTTGTTTATTCGACTTGTTCTTTGGAGCCGGAAGAGGACGAGTTGAACATGGATTGGGCCGTGCAGAACCTTGGCGTGCAAATTCAAGCCGTGGACTGCGCCGGCGAAGAAGGGTTGACGGAGGTTTTTGGGCAAACCCTTGACTGGTCCGTTGCGTTTTGCCGGCGAATCTGGCCCGAAAGTACGCAGGGCTTTTTTGTTTGTAAGCTTAAACTGAAGGCGGAGCAGCCATGA
- a CDS encoding malate dehydrogenase has translation MITIIGAGRVGSEYAYNILQDTIGDVTLIDLQADLARGEALDMMQAAPAIEFDGFVRGSGDFKDMEGSELVIVMAGQARKPGMTRIDLMNVNAKIIRSIVKEVATYAPNCKLMVVTNPVDIMTYIARKESGLPKNRVFGMGNILDTMRFRSYIAQELGVSREDTHALVIGEHGDSMVPLAEHASVSGIPVTNLLGKEQIDKIIHQTITSGADVIKLKGATIYAPAAVIALTADAIVKDRKRVMSVSTCPSGEYGCSDYSIGVPAVMGKDGVERILELKLSAESQQRFENSLNAVKQAISQLTP, from the coding sequence ATGATTACAATTATTGGTGCAGGACGGGTAGGGAGCGAATATGCCTACAATATCCTGCAAGACACCATCGGCGACGTAACCCTCATCGACCTGCAAGCGGACTTGGCGAGGGGTGAGGCGTTGGATATGATGCAGGCGGCGCCCGCCATCGAGTTTGATGGTTTCGTTCGTGGGTCAGGCGACTTCAAGGACATGGAAGGCAGCGAGCTGGTTATTGTTATGGCGGGGCAAGCCCGCAAGCCCGGCATGACCCGCATTGACCTCATGAACGTCAACGCCAAAATCATCCGCAGCATCGTCAAAGAAGTCGCCACATACGCGCCTAACTGCAAACTCATGGTGGTCACCAACCCTGTGGACATCATGACTTACATCGCCCGCAAAGAATCGGGGCTGCCTAAAAACCGCGTTTTCGGCATGGGCAACATTTTGGATACGATGCGGTTTCGCAGCTACATCGCACAGGAGTTGGGGGTTTCCCGCGAAGACACTCATGCATTAGTCATTGGCGAGCACGGCGACAGCATGGTCCCCCTTGCTGAACACGCCAGCGTCTCAGGCATACCCGTCACAAACCTGCTGGGCAAAGAGCAAATCGACAAAATCATCCACCAGACCATAACCAGCGGCGCCGACGTCATCAAACTCAAAGGCGCAACCATCTACGCTCCCGCGGCAGTCATCGCGTTAACGGCAGATGCCATTGTGAAGGACCGTAAACGGGTCATGAGCGTCTCCACCTGTCCAAGCGGGGAATACGGCTGCAGCGACTACTCCATCGGCGTGCCTGCCGTTATGGGCAAGGACGGCGTGGAGAGGATTTTGGAGTTGAAGCTGTCGGCGGAGTCGCAGCAACGGTTCGAGAATTCGCTAAACGCAGTAAAGCAGGCGATTTCACAACTCACGCCATAG
- a CDS encoding cation-translocating P-type ATPase, translating into MEKAASQELKDVMADLNTSPDGLTSEEAQNRLKQYGFNSLIEKRQIPLVHKFVRHLRDLFGILLLFAGFLSYISGNPELTLIILAVVFLNIFVSLFQESRAEKAVETLKNWMPEYAKVLRDGELAKILVKELVPGDIILLEEGDRVPADARLVEAFDLWTNNVPLTGESEPQPRVVQTVKTVEKAYLYSPNLVFMSTSVAKGQGKAVVYATGMKTQFGKIASLTQTIREEDSPLQKEIAITAKYDFIIAVIVGAVFFLASFFWLHVEIGNSILFMIGVMVCCVPEGLQVTVSSALAINVVKMVKQNVLVKRLSSVQTLGSVTVICTDKTGTITKGEMTVNRMWFYDHVVRVAGIGYKPEGDFTINGEPLKEGQTAALDKLIEIAGLCNGAKLDPPSDRNRNWSVIGDPTDGALLVAALKSSVNLQDASVEKPTVDVLPFSFERKRMTTLHKFEGDLYVYTKGAPMVILDLCTRLYIDGKVEDLTQEKYDLVAARIDEFAKKGLRVIAVAYKKLPDGEYNKDQDVENDLIFVGLAGMRDPPRKEVKDAVSKAKQAGIRTVIITGDYGPTAEVVAKEVGIVERESCKIIRGVDLTELSDQTVVDEVKKGNVIFARVSPEQKLRIVKVIKGSGEVVAVTGDGANDAPSLKEADIGVAMGASGTDVAREAADIVLLNDSFASIVKAVESGRAIYENIRKFIVYVFSHNWAELIPFMLYAALGIPLPLLVLQVLAIDLAIDVIPSLALSREPPEAGIMQEPPRSTTERLFTRRVLLRSVFIGVIIAAGAMIGCLNAWAAGGWTIGMPVPVDWHFGQSLPNNNPIYLKGVTMAFAGIVVAQAGNVLACRTSKQSIFKTSLKQNKWIIIGIIAQLSILAVLIYVPPLQAVFGTMPLGLGDWAFLLGLAVVVVLAEEIRKFFSRRFSKATTKSLKQHDHT; encoded by the coding sequence TTGGAAAAAGCTGCTTCTCAAGAACTCAAAGACGTTATGGCTGACTTGAATACGTCGCCTGACGGACTTACCAGCGAAGAAGCCCAAAACCGGCTAAAACAGTATGGCTTCAACAGCCTCATCGAGAAAAGGCAAATTCCTCTGGTTCATAAATTCGTCAGGCACCTGCGGGACCTGTTTGGTATCTTGCTTCTTTTTGCTGGTTTTCTCTCTTACATAAGTGGAAACCCAGAATTAACCCTCATCATCCTCGCAGTTGTTTTTCTAAACATCTTCGTTAGCCTCTTTCAGGAATCCCGCGCCGAAAAAGCTGTAGAAACATTGAAAAACTGGATGCCTGAGTACGCTAAAGTTCTAAGGGATGGGGAACTTGCAAAAATCTTGGTGAAGGAGCTGGTTCCAGGCGACATCATCCTTTTGGAGGAAGGTGACCGGGTTCCCGCGGACGCCCGCTTAGTTGAAGCTTTTGACTTGTGGACTAACAATGTTCCTTTGACTGGGGAATCTGAGCCGCAGCCGCGTGTGGTGCAGACTGTGAAAACCGTGGAGAAAGCATACCTGTACTCTCCTAACTTGGTTTTCATGAGTACCAGTGTGGCTAAGGGTCAGGGGAAAGCGGTTGTTTATGCAACTGGCATGAAAACGCAGTTTGGAAAAATCGCCAGTTTAACCCAAACCATACGCGAGGAAGATAGCCCCCTGCAGAAAGAAATCGCCATAACCGCAAAATACGACTTCATTATCGCAGTAATTGTGGGTGCAGTTTTCTTTTTGGCAAGCTTTTTCTGGCTGCACGTTGAAATCGGAAACAGCATCCTCTTCATGATTGGAGTTATGGTTTGCTGTGTGCCTGAAGGTTTACAGGTCACCGTTTCCAGCGCGTTAGCAATCAACGTTGTGAAGATGGTTAAGCAGAATGTTTTGGTGAAGCGGCTGTCTTCGGTGCAGACACTGGGTAGCGTAACCGTGATTTGCACGGACAAAACGGGAACCATAACCAAGGGTGAAATGACCGTTAACCGCATGTGGTTTTACGACCATGTGGTGAGGGTTGCGGGTATAGGTTACAAGCCTGAAGGCGACTTCACAATAAACGGTGAACCCCTAAAAGAAGGACAAACCGCTGCTTTAGATAAGCTCATTGAAATTGCGGGGCTATGCAACGGCGCTAAACTTGATCCTCCTTCCGACCGAAACCGCAATTGGAGCGTAATTGGCGACCCCACCGACGGCGCGTTGCTTGTTGCTGCCCTTAAATCAAGTGTGAACTTGCAGGATGCTTCCGTTGAGAAGCCAACGGTGGATGTTTTGCCGTTTAGTTTTGAGCGCAAACGGATGACGACCCTCCACAAGTTCGAGGGCGACCTTTACGTTTACACCAAAGGTGCCCCTATGGTAATTCTTGACTTGTGCACTCGGCTCTATATTGACGGCAAAGTTGAGGATTTAACTCAGGAAAAGTACGACTTGGTTGCAGCCCGAATTGACGAGTTCGCCAAAAAAGGTTTGCGTGTTATCGCGGTTGCTTACAAGAAGCTTCCCGACGGCGAATACAACAAAGACCAAGATGTTGAGAACGACTTGATTTTTGTCGGCTTAGCAGGTATGCGTGACCCACCCCGAAAAGAAGTTAAAGACGCCGTTTCCAAGGCAAAACAGGCAGGAATCCGAACAGTCATCATAACAGGCGATTACGGTCCCACTGCGGAAGTTGTCGCCAAAGAGGTAGGCATTGTTGAGCGCGAATCCTGCAAGATCATTCGCGGCGTAGACCTGACCGAGTTAAGTGACCAAACCGTCGTTGACGAGGTTAAAAAGGGCAACGTGATTTTTGCTCGGGTTTCGCCTGAACAGAAACTCCGCATCGTGAAGGTAATCAAAGGCAGCGGGGAAGTTGTGGCGGTCACAGGGGACGGCGCCAACGATGCGCCTTCGCTGAAGGAAGCTGACATTGGCGTTGCCATGGGGGCTTCTGGAACAGATGTGGCTAGGGAAGCAGCCGACATTGTCCTGTTAAACGACAGCTTCGCCTCCATAGTGAAGGCAGTCGAGTCAGGCAGGGCAATTTACGAAAACATCCGCAAATTCATCGTTTACGTGTTCTCGCACAACTGGGCAGAGCTGATTCCTTTTATGCTCTATGCGGCTTTGGGGATTCCGCTGCCGCTGCTGGTGCTTCAGGTTTTAGCCATCGACTTAGCCATCGATGTTATTCCGTCGTTGGCTTTAAGCCGCGAACCCCCCGAAGCAGGCATCATGCAGGAACCCCCCCGCAGCACCACCGAACGACTGTTTACCCGGCGTGTTCTGCTGCGGTCAGTTTTCATAGGCGTAATCATCGCTGCTGGAGCCATGATTGGGTGCCTAAACGCGTGGGCAGCTGGCGGCTGGACCATTGGCATGCCCGTTCCAGTTGACTGGCACTTTGGACAAAGCTTGCCCAACAACAACCCAATCTACCTCAAAGGCGTAACCATGGCGTTTGCAGGCATCGTTGTGGCGCAGGCAGGCAACGTTCTGGCTTGCCGAACCAGCAAACAGTCCATCTTCAAAACCAGCCTCAAACAAAACAAATGGATAATCATAGGCATCATCGCGCAACTCTCCATTTTGGCGGTGCTGATCTATGTTCCCCCGCTGCAGGCGGTTTTTGGAACCATGCCCTTAGGTTTGGGCGACTGGGCGTTTCTGCTTGGACTGGCAGTGGTGGTGGTTTTGGCAGAGGAAATCCGCAAGTTCTTCAGCCGAAGATTCTCCAAAGCCACAACCAAAAGCCTCAAACAACACGACCACACCTAA